The Dokdonia sp. 4H-3-7-5 genomic interval ATAAGGTGAGTTCCTTCAGGCACCTTTGCCATCAATGTTCCTTGATGTGCTCTATTACGATTTGCGTCTTCCCAATAAAGCGAAGTTTGTATAAGACTTACTTGTAATGTTTCTGATTTCATAGTATAAAGATACATTTATGGTAGAACTTTCCATCTGTACTATCTTTACAATGAATACGTACACGCTATGCAAAACACAATTGCTCAAAGAATCTATGATTTTTTAAAACAGTTTCCACCATTTCAATTTATGGCCGAAGGTGATTTGCTGGATATTTGTAGCCAAGCTTCTGTACTTTACTTGGATAAGGATGAAGTCATTTTTAATCGTGATCAAGCTTATAATGATCGTTTTTATATCGTTCAGCAAGGGGCTATAAAACTCACTAGACCATCCAAGGATGTGATTAAGGTGGTAGACATTTGCGATGAAGGAGACCTTTTTGGTCTTAAAGTAACCTCTACAGATACTTATAGAACGACTGCTACGGCAAAGGAAGAGACGATACTCTATACATTACCTATGGAGGAGTTTTCCGCTTTCGCGAAAGCGAACAAAGCCATTTCAAACTACCTTATCGCTAGCTTTGCATCAAACATAAAAGATCCATATACCTTACAGCAAAGTGGCTCTTTACTGAACACCTATGAGCCCGAACGTAGCGCACATTTATTAGGGTTAGAACAAGCACGATATAGCACATCTATCATCACTTGCTCTCCAGAAACTTCCATACAAGAAGCAGCAAGATTGATGCAACAACATCGTATAGGATGTTTAGTAATTACAGTCAATGCAGTTCCAGTAGGTGTTCTCACAAATCGAGAATTGCGCAATGCTATTGCAAATAATATTATCTCTAGTGATCACGTAGTAGGTGATGCAATGATTACTCAGGTTGTCTGTGCCGTTACAAAAGTAACCGTAGCTCAAGCGCAACTTATACTCCTCAAAAATGGAATAAGTCATCTCATAATTACCGAGGACGGTACAGCTAGCACAAAGGTAGTAGGTCTGTTAAGTAAACATGATATTGTGGTAGCTTACGGTAACAGTCCCGCCGAACTCGTAAAGGAAATAAAACGAGCAAAAAAAACCAAAATGCTACGATTTACTTGGGAAAAAGCAACACTTCTTCTTGGGCGCTACCTAGACCAAAACTTACCTATATCACATATTCTTAATATTTTTTCTGAGCTTAAAGATGCTCTCATGCAACGCACTATGGAGCTCTCATTAAGTAAGATGGCACATAATCCTCCAGTATCATTTACATGGCTTGCATTAGGAAGTCAAGGTCGAGAGGAGCAATTACTCTATACAGATCAAGATAACGCTCTTATTTATGAGGATGTGTCACCAGAAACTAATGAGGCGACTAAAAATTACTTTCTGCATCTAGCAAATAGGATGAATAAACGCCTTCATAAAATAGGTTATGATTACTGCCCTGCAGATATGATGGGAAGTAATCCGCTATACTGTTTATCACTTTCTGAATGGAAAGCGCAGTTTTCTACATGGGTTAAAGATCCATCTCCAGAAAGCATGTTGCTATCGGGAATATTCTTTGACTATAGAATGGTCTATGGAACTCAGGAATTAGTAGGAGAACTTACCGCCTCTATTTATGACCAGCTATCTACATCTTCTGTCTTTTTTAGATTTATGGCAAAGGATGCACTTAAAAACCCGCCGCCGGTGAGTTTCTTTCGCAACTTTCTTGTGGAGTCAGATGGTGCACATAAAGATGAATTTGATATAAAAAACCGAGCTATGGCTCCATTAATAAGTGGCGCCAGAGTGCTTTCTCTTTACCATAACCTACGCAACATAAATCATACCTCAGAACGTTTTGAAAAGCTTGCAGAGCTAGAACCTCAAAACAAAGAACTCTTTGAAAGCTGCGCATACGCATTTAAAGCACTTCTTAAATTTAGAGTCAAACAAGGGTTGCGCAACGATGATAGCGGCCGCTTCATTAAACTAGCAGATTTATCTAAAGAGGAACGTCTCAAACTAAAACGATGCTTTAAGCCACTGCGCGATTTACAAGAAGTGGTACGTGTACGCTTTCAAACTCAAAATTTGAGCTAGATGGGATTATTTACTACATCACCTCAAAGAGATTATCCTTCCTTCTGGACACAGTATCTTGCTGCTTTTGCTCAGGAGAGAAGTCAGGCAGGCTTTTTAGGTAGTACTCTAGATGGAAAAAAGCTTCATACCACTCGTTTTGTAGTATTTGACACCGAAACTACGGGTTTACATTATAAAGAAGATCGTATTCTATCTATAGGAGCGGTAACCGTGATTAATAATGAGATTTCTATAGCACAGAGCTTAGAGCTATACCTCAAACAAGATATATACAAGCCTGAAAGTGCAAAAATACACGGCATCCTCCGCAATGGAAGTTATGAGCAAGTAAATGAACAAGAGGCCATAGAAAAGTGCTTAGAGTTTATAGGAACAGATATTCTCATAGGGCACCACATAGGTTTTGACGTTGCAGTAATTAATTCAGCCCTCAAACGTGCTCAGCTGGGAAAATTAAAAAACAGAGTACTCGATACAGAAACGTTGTACAAAAGACTTGTGCATCCTATAAACAGACCTTTACAAGAAAAAAGGTACACGCTAGATGAACTTGCCGAGGCTCTCAAAATCCCTTTGCACGATAGACATACCTCTGCCGGAGATGCGCTTATTACAGCCATTGCTTTCATAAAAATCGTAAAGCGATTAAACAGCGATGGGTCACTTACCGTTAAACAATTATTCAGAAAAAACTAAATGATTACAAAAGACACACTTTTCGTTTTTGATATTGATGGAACACTTACAGATAGTATCCCAACATATCTCCCTGTTATAACCAAAGTTCTAGCAGATATAGGACTTCAAGATATAGACACCGATTATGACAACTATCTACACCATACAGATCTGTATGCGCTAGAATATAATTACGAGCGTACTTTTAACAAGAAAGCTCCAGCCAACTTAAGATATGAGCTAGATCATTTATTAGGCGAAGAATTATCTAAATGTAACCCTGTGAGTGAAATCCCAGGGGCGCGTTCGTTATTATTAAAATTGCAAGAAATGCATATTCCATTTGCTTATGGAACGGGTGCTTTTCCAAAAGCTACTGCTATAAAAATGGAGGGCTCTCAAGTTCCTTTTATTCCTGAAGTGCTTGCAACTTCGTTACATAATATTTCTCGAGTGGGGTTTGTAAAAGAAGCAATACAGAAGTCTGAAGAATATTACAATAGAACGTCCTTTGATAATATCATTGCTGTAGGTGATGGGCTTTGGGATTTAAAAGCCGCACAAGAACTCGATATTTCGTTTTTGGGTATAGGCACAAAAAATCGTGAAGCGATGCTAGATAATGGCTGTAAGAATTGGGTAGAAGATTATAGAAAATTTGACCTAAACTCACTAAAGTAAGATGTGAAAACTATTTATGCTTGAGACTGTTTTTGACGGGTCACATTTTCGCGAAAGCGGCATAGCAGCAACAAATCTATTTTTCCTCTAAGATTTCCATCAGGTTTGTAGATCCTTGCATTTTTGCATGATCAAAAGCGGTGTTACCTTTTTCATCTTTATGAGACAAGTTGGCACCATTTTCAATAAGCATTTGTGCTATTTCTGACTGCGCAAAAGTAGCTGCATAAATGAGGGCTGTAGCATGATTAAGATTAACAGCATTTACATCTGCCCCACTCTCGATAAGTAGTTTTGCAATTACTGGGTATCCTTTAAAACAAACACCCATAAGCGCAGTGTTACCAGAACTATCCTTTGCATTAAGATCTGGCTTTTGCTTTAAAATAGCCTCGCTTATGTCCTGATTTCCGTAGTAAGTGGCAAGTAATAAAGGGGTAGAACCGCGTTGATCTTTAATATTTACAAGTTCTGGATGAGCAGTAATAATTGCTTGCACCATCTCTAGATCTCCGTTGCGTATTGCGTCAAATAATTTGTCATTCATAACTTACAGTCTATACTTTGTGAAGCACCTTACCTACTTGCTCCGAAAACATAAAGATAAAAACAAAAATGATATACTCAGTTTTATTTAACGTCTCTTGATAGAATTGATATTTATATGTTGCTATAGCTGTTTAATTAATTGTTAATTATAATTATCTTAAGACCTCTACTAGGCCTTAAAAAGTACTTTAGGGTCATAAAACACTAACTACTATGAGTAATACTGCACTTTCTAACTGGCTTGAAAAAGATAATATAGCATCTACCGCTACTCGCGGAGTGATTGCTGGAGTATTAGGTGGTCTAGCAGGTACCATTGTTAAAAGCGCTATAGAACGAGTATTACCAGTAAGACAACCCAATACTGAGAGTGCACAACTTAAGCTAGTAGATAACATCTCTGAGAAGCTTACCGGAGAACCTGTGAGCACATCAAATCGTGATCTCGCAGAACAATTAGTTAATATCCCTATTGGCCTTACATTAGGAGCTAGTTTAGGCTATGCAAAGCGTGATAGACCAGAAACCAACCTTGTAGAGGGAGCGCTCTTTGGAACTACGGCATATCTAGCAACACATGAAACCTCACTACCATTAATGGGTCTAGAAGACGAGCCTAAAGATATACCAGTAAAATTACAAGCAAATGAATTTCTTGCACATGTAGCCTTTGGGGTTACAGCAGAGCTTATACGTGGATGGGTTGCTCGTAAACTAGACGACTAGATACTAGTTAAAATTTCGGCAGCTTTTTTGAGTGTTTCGTCATCTTTGGCAACACAAAATCGTAGCATTTTAAAATCTTCTTGATCCACATTAAATACCGACGTTGGTATAGACGCTAGTTTATAGTCTATGGTTAACGCTTTCGCGAAAGCGGTATCACTCTCATTAGTAATAGCAGAATAATCCAGCATCTGAAAGTAGGTGCCTGCGGCAGGCTTTGCTGTAAATCGCGAACCTTCAATTAGGTTTAAAAACAAATCTCTTTTCTGCTGATAAAAATCGTTGAGTTCTAGATAATGACTAGGCTCCTTGAGGTACTGAGCAAAGGCTTTTTGTGATGGATGGTGTACAGAAAACACATTAAACTGATGTACTTTTTGAAACTCTGCCATCAACTCTTTTGGAGCAACTGTATATCCCATTTTCCATCCTGTGTTATGAAAAGTCTTCCCAAAGGATGCCGTAATAAAACTGCGTGCTCTTAATGCTGGGTAACGAGCCACACTCTCATGACGCTTGCCATCAAAGACTATATGCTCATACACCTCATCACTCAATAATATTATATCTGTACCTTCAAGAATGCGCTCTAACTCCAGCATATCTTCTTTATCAAGAATAGTACCCGTAGGATTGTGCGGAGTATTAATGAATATCATTTTAGTCTTAGGCGTGATAGCATCTTCCACCGATTTCCAGTTTACTTTATAATCTGGTGCTTTGAGTTGGATAGGGACTACTTTACCGCCATTTACAATTACTGCAGGCTCATAACAATCATAAGCTGGCTTTAATATAATTACTTCATCATCTGTACGTATAAAAGCAGATACGATTGTGTAAATAGCTTGGGTAGCTCCAGCAGTTACTGTAACTTCTGTCTCAGGATGATAATCACTTCCATATAAGGTATTGAGCTTTTGAGTGATTTGTTCTCGCAAGCTGTAAACACCTTGCATAGGAGCATACTGATTATACCCATCACTCATTGCTTTCGTAACTAGCTGTTGCAGTTTTGGATCACTATCAAAGCCCGGAAATCCTTGTGCAAGATTAATGGCTTGATGTTCGTGAGCCATCTTACTCATCACCGTAAAAATGGTAGTACTAACGTCAGGAAGTTTTGAATGAAAGTGCATGTATTATCTTTGGATTAAAGATAAGGCATCTCAAAAGATTACATACAAATTTTGTAGTATAGGACTCTTAAGTCCGCACAAGGCACTACATTATTTACCCATTTCTTGAGCGGTCTTCTCTAGTTCTGTATACCACTCTTCTCCAAATTTACGTATCAATGCATCTTTAGTAAATTTATAAACAGGCACAGATAGTTCTTTCCCTAGAGAACAAGCATCACTACAGATAGGCCAGCGATGATAATTTACTGCCGAAAATGAGCTGTATTTTTGCACACGAATAGGGTACAAATGGCAAGAAATAGGTTTGCGCCACGACACTTCACCAGCATTGTAAGCATCCTCTATACCGCAGCTTGCCCATCCTTTATCATTGAAGGTCACATAAGCACACTCGGCTCCATTTACCAGTGGTGTCTCTAGCTCACCGTCACGCACAATACTCGTTCCTTGCTCCTCAATTGCCGCAATTCCTTCTGGACGTAGAAAAGGCTTTACTTTATCGTAAATATCTGCCATGATGGTAACCTCATCTTCTTCAAGTGGCGCGCCAGCTTCACCTGCGATGCAGCACTCTCCTTTACAAGCATTAAGATTACAGACAAAATCTTTTTCGATAATGTCTTCAGAAACGATGGTTTTTTTGAGTTGGAACATAGTTGGGCAAAGATACTTGGAAAGTATGAAGTAAGAATGTGTGAGTAGCGAGATTATTAATGGTTATATAAAATTACGCTTTCGCGAAAGCGTAGCATCTCACATTAACTACTCTGCATACATCTTATCAATAAGTGCTTTGTATTTTTTCTGAACTATTTTTCTTTTAATTTTTAAGGTAGGCGTTATTTCCCCTTCTTCTATACTGAACTCACGAGGAAGCAGCGTAAACTTTTTTATCTTCTCAAAAGCTGAGAATTCTTGCTGTAGCTCGTCAAAACGTTTTTCAAAAAGTGCTACAACCTTATTGTCCTTAATGAGCTCTTCCATACTCTCAAATGAGATATTGTGCTCATTTGCATACTTCTTCAAATTCTCAAAATTAGGAACCGCAAGTGCTGTTACATATTTTTGCTGATCTCCAATTACTGCAAGTTGCTCAATAAGCGAATCACTGATAAGCGCTGTTTCTAATTTTTGAGGAGCTATATATTTACCTCCAGATGTTTTCATTAAATCCTTGATTCTATCTGTGATGTATAGATTTCCATGCTCATCTAGTCTTCCTGCATCACCTGTACAAAACCATCCGTCCTTAAAAACCTGAGCTGTTGCTTCTGGCTTTTTATAGTAGCCTTGCATGACTCCAGGGCCTTTTACAAGGATTTCATCATTATCTCCTATTTTAATCTCAGTACCTTCTATGCTTTTTCCAGCAGAGTTGAATTCAAAATTTGTGTATCCAAATAAAGATACTGTTGCGGTCGTTTCTGTGAGTCCGTAGCCACATTTTACATCAAGACCAAAGGAGTGAAAAAATGAAACCATATCTGCCGCAAGTGGCGCTCCACCACAAGGCATAAATTTAATACGCCCTCCAAAGAGTGCACGCAACTTGCTCAATACAATCTTATCGGCAATTTTATATTTTAGATTTAGTCCTAGTGGCACTTTTTTCTCAAGCCTTTGGTGCTGATTATAGTAGTTATCACCTACACTTAGTGCCCAGCTTGCAAGTTTCTGCTTTGTAGGCGTAGCCTCCTTTGTTTTCGCTTGTATAGCTGCATAAATTTTTTCAAAAATACGAGGCACTGTACACATCACCGTTGGTCGCACTTCTTTGAGAACCTCTGCAATTTTCTTTGGATCTTGATTAAAATACACTTCAATCCCCATGTGCAAACAGAAAAACACCCAACTACGCTCAAAAATATGACTGAGTGGTAAAAAGCTTAATGACACATCTTGATCTGATATATCAAGTTCATATTTATGCGCTGCAAGAGAAGCTCCTATATTAGCATGGCCTATCATCACACCTTTAGGTTCTCCAGTGGTTCCTGAAGTATAGATAATACTTGCTAGATCTTTTACATCAAGGTCTTGCTGTCTTTTTAAATAGATGTCTTCAATTTCTTGGGTAGGGCTAGTAGCAACAAAGTCTTCTAAATACATAGAAGAAACAGAGGGTTGTAACTTAATGGTATCTGTAAGAGCTACAATAAGCTTTAAGTATGAAGAGCTTTCTAGAAGTTCATAAGCCTGATCGTATTCATGCTGATTACCCACAAAAAGCAAGCTTACCTCAGCATCATTTATCACATAGTCTACTTCCTTTGTAGAGCATGTTGCATAGATAGGTACCGTTACTGCTCTTATGCTCATTATCGCAAGGTCTGCAATAATCCAGTTAGGCATATTTTCGGCAAAAATGGCTACGTTATGCTGTGTTTCAACACCAAACTGCAGTAAACCTTTGGCAAGATTTTCAACACGGTAATACATATTTTTCCAGCTTATACCTTCCCAAGTATTAAGTGTCTCATTCTTTACATAAAGCGCATTCTTGTTTTCAAAGCATAGCGCATTTTCCTTGACATTTACTACTAGATGTTTGTAATCCATAAACTGTAATTAATTACGATATTTAATCATTGAGGTTTTCCAAAATTAAACATTAATAGACCGTTTCTTCTTTTATTGGCCTTAGTAGCGTATAATAACACGCTTTTATTAACCTCTGTTAATAGAAGTGAAGCATCCTAGCAGAAAACCTTATATTTATCTACCATACGGTTGTATTTAACACAGCAACAATTCTTAAAATCGTCTTCTATGAAACTCTGGCCTCTCTGTCTCTTATTTACTGCTTTTATAGGTGTTGCTCAACCTCCCGTAGATGCACTTATAGATCAAAATCTCAAGAAAACTCTTATTGAACACAAAGCCTTTGTGAGCATTCCTAACTTGCCTTCAAACCCGGCTTTAATGCTAGAAAATATTGCCTTTGTAGAAGAGCGTTACAAGGCGCTAGATTTCACAACTAGCTTACTAGAAACTAGTACGCTCCCTATTCTTCTCGTAGAGAAAGAGTACAACCCAAATTACAAAACAGTACTCTTTTATGTTCATATAGATGGACAGGCAGTAAACCCTGCAACATGGGATCAAGAAGACCCTTTCACTCCTGTACTCAAGGTGAAAAACAGCTCTGGGGATTATAAAGCGATTTCTTGGGATCACCTAGACACTAAAATTGATAATGACTGGCGTATTTTTGGCCGAGCCGCTGCAGATGATAAGGCACCTATCATGATGTTTATTACTGCGCTACAACTTTTAAAAGAGCAACAAAAAGAACCTACTTTTAATATCAAGGTGATTTTTGATCCCGAAGAGGAATATAACTCGACTGCTTTACTTTCTACTCTAGACACTTATAAAAGTAGATATGCTGCAGATTATTTTGTGGTAATGGATGGTCCTGCTCATGATTCTAATAAGCCCACACTTACCTTTGGCTGTAGAGGAATTGCCACTGCTGCAATCACCACCTACGGTGCCCGCCTACCTCAACATAGTGGTCATTATGGCAACTATGCACCTAACCCAGTTTTTAGACTTGCAAACCTACTAACTACAATGAAAGATGATGATGGAAAAGTCTTAATAGAAAATTATTATGATGGAATTACCATTACTCCAGAAACGGCTCAAGTACTCTCTTCTGTACCTTTTGACGCAACTGATTTTAATAAAAAATTAGGTGTTCACACCGCCGAAAAAGTTGGAAACTCATATCAAGAAGCGCTGCAATTTCCTTCTCTTAACGTTAGACAAATAGGGACCTCGTGGACAGGTGAAGGTCTCAAAACGGTAGTTCCAGAGTATGCCATTGCAAACCTTGACATACGCCTTGTTCCAGAAACAGATGGTGATGCACAACTAGAAAAGATTAAAAAGCACATCACTAAACAAGGTTATCACCTTATAGATCGAGCACCCACGGAGGAGGAAAGACTTGCTTATCCTAAAATAGCCACGTTTACAGGTAAAACTTCTGTAAATGCATTTAGAACAGATCCAGATGATGCTTTTGGCAAAAAAATGAGGAAAGCACTATCACAATCTTTTGGTGAAGAACCTATTACAATTAGAATGATGGGTGGCACCGTGCCTATTGTTCCCGTGATTAAAGCGCTAGATGTTCCTACAGTTATACTTCCGCTGGTTAATATGGATAACAATCAGCACAATCCTAATGAGAATATACGCATAGGGAATATTAGACAAGGTATTAAGGTATGTCTAGCATTACTTGAAACAGCTTTTTAGGAAGGTTTTTGTGTTGTTACGCTTTCGCGAAAGCATACTAATATGCACAACTGCATCCTTTAAAATTTAGAGCTATTTACCACATTATTGAAGAAATATTGCATAAAAAGCAAAACGTCCAACTTATAACAAGTTGGACGTTTTTATTGTATACTTACGCTTTCGCGAAAGCGTGATTTATTTACTTAATATCAAAACGATCTGCGTTCATGACTTTAGTAAATGCCTTGATAAAGTCGGCTACGAAACGTTCTTCACCATCATTTGCTCCATAAACCTCAGCAATTGCTCTAAGCTCTGTGTTTGATCCAAAAATTAGATCTGCACGAGATCCTGTAAACTTCATCTCTCCAGTACGACGGTCACTTCCTGAGAATAATGTCTCATCAGAAGAAAGTTCCTTCCAAGTGTATGTAAAGTCTAGTATGTTTGTAAAGAAGTCGTTTGATAACTGTCCAGGTCGATCTGTAAAGACACCTACTTTAGTACCGTTATAGTTTGTACCTAATACACGTAAACCTCCTACAAGCACTGTCATTTCTGGAATAGAGAGTCCTAGTAATTGTGCACGATCAATAAGCATTGCTTCGGCAGCTGTTGCTTTTTGTGTATGACTCACATAGTTTCTAAAACCATCTGCTTTAGGCTCAAGATAACCAAAGCTATCTACATCTGTTTGTTCTTGTGTTGCATCTGTGCGTCCTGGCGTAAATGGGACTATGACATCATGTCCAGCATCTTTTGCCGCCTTTTCTACTCCTACAGATCCTGCAAGAACGATAAGGTCTGCCATAGATACGTCACCATCAAAATCACTTTGGATAGCACCTAATACATTAAGCACTTTGTATAACTGCTCAGGGTTGTTTACTTCCCATCTATTTTGTGGTGCCAGGCGGATGCGTGCACCGTTTGCTCCACCACGCTTGTCAGAATTTCTAAACGTAGAAGCTGATGCCCATGCTGTAGAAACCATCTCTGATACTGTAAGTCCTGACGCTGCAATTTTTACTTTTAATGTTGCAACTTGATCATCGCTTAATGCATACCCATCATTGCTCGGTACTGGATCTTGCCATAATAACTCTTCACTAGGAACTTCTGGACCTAAATATCTCTCTATAGGTCCCATGTCACGGTGTGTTAACTTATACCATGCACGTGCAAAAGCATCTTCAAAAGCCTTGTGGTCTTTATGGAATCTCTCTGAAATCTTACGATATTCTGGATCTACTTTCAAAGCAATATCTGCCGTAGTCATCATAAGGCGCTGCTTTTTTGAAGCGTCTCCAGCTGTTGGAGCCATCTTTGCATTTGAAGATTCTGTAGGTGTCCATTGGTATGCTCCTGCTGGACTCTTGGTAAGCTCCCAGTCGTAATTTAATAGTACATCAAAATAATCTGCATCCCATTGTGTTGGGTTAGGAGTCCATGCTCCCTCTATTCCAGAAGTAATAGCATCATCAAGTACACCTGTACCATAACTATTTTTCCATCCGGTACTCATTTCTTCAATAGGAGCTCCGTGTGGCTCCGTTCCTACATAGTCGTTTGGATCTGCTGCACCATGTGCTTTACCGAAGGTGTGACCACCAGCTACTAGTGCTACTGTCTCCTCATCATTCATCGCCATACGTCCAAAAGTCTCTCTCACATTTGCAGCAGAGCCCATAGGATCTGGAACTCCGTTAGGTCCTTCTGGATTTACATATATCCATCCCATCATTACTGCTCCTAGTGGTGCTTCTAACTCTCCCTCTGCATAACGCTCATCATTTGCTCCCCATTCTGTCTCGCTTCCCCAATAAATATCTTGTTCTGGCTCCCATACGTCTTCACGTCCTCCAGCAAAACCGAAAGTTGGGAAGCCCATAGATTCTAAAGCACAGTTACCTGCGAGCACCATTAAATCTGCCCAAGAAATTTTATTTCCATATTTTTTCTTGATAGGCCATAATAATAAACGAGCCTTATC includes:
- a CDS encoding PolC-type DNA polymerase III, which produces MGLFTTSPQRDYPSFWTQYLAAFAQERSQAGFLGSTLDGKKLHTTRFVVFDTETTGLHYKEDRILSIGAVTVINNEISIAQSLELYLKQDIYKPESAKIHGILRNGSYEQVNEQEAIEKCLEFIGTDILIGHHIGFDVAVINSALKRAQLGKLKNRVLDTETLYKRLVHPINRPLQEKRYTLDELAEALKIPLHDRHTSAGDALITAIAFIKIVKRLNSDGSLTVKQLFRKN
- a CDS encoding HAD family hydrolase, with protein sequence MITKDTLFVFDIDGTLTDSIPTYLPVITKVLADIGLQDIDTDYDNYLHHTDLYALEYNYERTFNKKAPANLRYELDHLLGEELSKCNPVSEIPGARSLLLKLQEMHIPFAYGTGAFPKATAIKMEGSQVPFIPEVLATSLHNISRVGFVKEAIQKSEEYYNRTSFDNIIAVGDGLWDLKAAQELDISFLGIGTKNREAMLDNGCKNWVEDYRKFDLNSLK
- a CDS encoding methionine aminotransferase — its product is MHFHSKLPDVSTTIFTVMSKMAHEHQAINLAQGFPGFDSDPKLQQLVTKAMSDGYNQYAPMQGVYSLREQITQKLNTLYGSDYHPETEVTVTAGATQAIYTIVSAFIRTDDEVIILKPAYDCYEPAVIVNGGKVVPIQLKAPDYKVNWKSVEDAITPKTKMIFINTPHNPTGTILDKEDMLELERILEGTDIILLSDEVYEHIVFDGKRHESVARYPALRARSFITASFGKTFHNTGWKMGYTVAPKELMAEFQKVHQFNVFSVHHPSQKAFAQYLKEPSHYLELNDFYQQKRDLFLNLIEGSRFTAKPAAGTYFQMLDYSAITNESDTAFAKALTIDYKLASIPTSVFNVDQEDFKMLRFCVAKDDETLKKAAEILTSI
- a CDS encoding ankyrin repeat domain-containing protein; this translates as MNDKLFDAIRNGDLEMVQAIITAHPELVNIKDQRGSTPLLLATYYGNQDISEAILKQKPDLNAKDSSGNTALMGVCFKGYPVIAKLLIESGADVNAVNLNHATALIYAATFAQSEIAQMLIENGANLSHKDEKGNTAFDHAKMQGSTNLMEILEEK
- a CDS encoding DUF294 nucleotidyltransferase-like domain-containing protein yields the protein MQNTIAQRIYDFLKQFPPFQFMAEGDLLDICSQASVLYLDKDEVIFNRDQAYNDRFYIVQQGAIKLTRPSKDVIKVVDICDEGDLFGLKVTSTDTYRTTATAKEETILYTLPMEEFSAFAKANKAISNYLIASFASNIKDPYTLQQSGSLLNTYEPERSAHLLGLEQARYSTSIITCSPETSIQEAARLMQQHRIGCLVITVNAVPVGVLTNRELRNAIANNIISSDHVVGDAMITQVVCAVTKVTVAQAQLILLKNGISHLIITEDGTASTKVVGLLSKHDIVVAYGNSPAELVKEIKRAKKTKMLRFTWEKATLLLGRYLDQNLPISHILNIFSELKDALMQRTMELSLSKMAHNPPVSFTWLALGSQGREEQLLYTDQDNALIYEDVSPETNEATKNYFLHLANRMNKRLHKIGYDYCPADMMGSNPLYCLSLSEWKAQFSTWVKDPSPESMLLSGIFFDYRMVYGTQELVGELTASIYDQLSTSSVFFRFMAKDALKNPPPVSFFRNFLVESDGAHKDEFDIKNRAMAPLISGARVLSLYHNLRNINHTSERFEKLAELEPQNKELFESCAYAFKALLKFRVKQGLRNDDSGRFIKLADLSKEERLKLKRCFKPLRDLQEVVRVRFQTQNLS
- a CDS encoding DUF3109 family protein translates to MFQLKKTIVSEDIIEKDFVCNLNACKGECCIAGEAGAPLEEDEVTIMADIYDKVKPFLRPEGIAAIEEQGTSIVRDGELETPLVNGAECAYVTFNDKGWASCGIEDAYNAGEVSWRKPISCHLYPIRVQKYSSFSAVNYHRWPICSDACSLGKELSVPVYKFTKDALIRKFGEEWYTELEKTAQEMGK
- a CDS encoding DUF1440 domain-containing protein codes for the protein MSNTALSNWLEKDNIASTATRGVIAGVLGGLAGTIVKSAIERVLPVRQPNTESAQLKLVDNISEKLTGEPVSTSNRDLAEQLVNIPIGLTLGASLGYAKRDRPETNLVEGALFGTTAYLATHETSLPLMGLEDEPKDIPVKLQANEFLAHVAFGVTAELIRGWVARKLDD
- a CDS encoding AMP-dependent synthetase/ligase, with product MDYKHLVVNVKENALCFENKNALYVKNETLNTWEGISWKNMYYRVENLAKGLLQFGVETQHNVAIFAENMPNWIIADLAIMSIRAVTVPIYATCSTKEVDYVINDAEVSLLFVGNQHEYDQAYELLESSSYLKLIVALTDTIKLQPSVSSMYLEDFVATSPTQEIEDIYLKRQQDLDVKDLASIIYTSGTTGEPKGVMIGHANIGASLAAHKYELDISDQDVSLSFLPLSHIFERSWVFFCLHMGIEVYFNQDPKKIAEVLKEVRPTVMCTVPRIFEKIYAAIQAKTKEATPTKQKLASWALSVGDNYYNQHQRLEKKVPLGLNLKYKIADKIVLSKLRALFGGRIKFMPCGGAPLAADMVSFFHSFGLDVKCGYGLTETTATVSLFGYTNFEFNSAGKSIEGTEIKIGDNDEILVKGPGVMQGYYKKPEATAQVFKDGWFCTGDAGRLDEHGNLYITDRIKDLMKTSGGKYIAPQKLETALISDSLIEQLAVIGDQQKYVTALAVPNFENLKKYANEHNISFESMEELIKDNKVVALFEKRFDELQQEFSAFEKIKKFTLLPREFSIEEGEITPTLKIKRKIVQKKYKALIDKMYAE
- a CDS encoding M20/M25/M40 family metallo-hydrolase, which codes for MKLWPLCLLFTAFIGVAQPPVDALIDQNLKKTLIEHKAFVSIPNLPSNPALMLENIAFVEERYKALDFTTSLLETSTLPILLVEKEYNPNYKTVLFYVHIDGQAVNPATWDQEDPFTPVLKVKNSSGDYKAISWDHLDTKIDNDWRIFGRAAADDKAPIMMFITALQLLKEQQKEPTFNIKVIFDPEEEYNSTALLSTLDTYKSRYAADYFVVMDGPAHDSNKPTLTFGCRGIATAAITTYGARLPQHSGHYGNYAPNPVFRLANLLTTMKDDDGKVLIENYYDGITITPETAQVLSSVPFDATDFNKKLGVHTAEKVGNSYQEALQFPSLNVRQIGTSWTGEGLKTVVPEYAIANLDIRLVPETDGDAQLEKIKKHITKQGYHLIDRAPTEEERLAYPKIATFTGKTSVNAFRTDPDDAFGKKMRKALSQSFGEEPITIRMMGGTVPIVPVIKALDVPTVILPLVNMDNNQHNPNENIRIGNIRQGIKVCLALLETAF